A portion of the Aricia agestis chromosome 1, ilAriAges1.1, whole genome shotgun sequence genome contains these proteins:
- the LOC121729961 gene encoding NACHT domain- and WD repeat-containing protein 1 isoform X4 produces the protein MGNSCSSGQAHKDKDNASQYSEESPQYRAKPPDEPPPEPDPARDRKPQLSRPRPPAGCSVSVSDSVSLASPILCASPREDTAETPAPAAVAALPHDLRAALLGKLAPRPRRRRAMIIYVCAADSQDCCAEKGALHCGVAARLRVRARRRGWRVHVADLHWRSPLEQQRDHRFPVLCLAELARQSEIGAVVPVLFLNASLGTPLLPHTLECADFKAALEAAEDENDRALLEKWYAADDSTTPPCVRLVRGAPARWRREMARALAVLVRTLPQEACDAYLTTVLEQEVQHTVLMSSEAARRCVWVSRGGAPEPAPADAAAADHHRELQRRLANLQRDLKIHLSERNIIRASVRGRASQSENDDEYAASVRAAMADRFDALFDALAADADAPAGHCGIPTSLFDEINEHLLFCEKVTQCTSNREITLNELKTYIRSDSSVPLALLGGAGCGKATLLARAAALSSTLLPDLVLVLRFVGLTSQSSSSHQLLKSIVDQLHVLHTGTVYRGRNEATALSATLARLLSAVGRTRPVLLCVAGADALRGARWLPSRLPEGVKMIVTVTEEKDEPSSSAIMAVLSSEEGPRVVRAPAVGADEARAVLAACAAAHSRSPPPPAAADALANCTLPLYAKILAWQHSVSAETFGDSPPEPAAGGELEGRLEAILRALEAALGAERAAAALALLTAARRGLDDTEMLDLLAHDPLFRSEETYLCWAPGALAWAQLAALASAWLRWDARGAARWRDAALAAAAADRYQAQMTQAREALVAYFEGEWFEENDPKMAGRLISQENKFSEDWYNTRKFDELPFQHYHLLREDPEAFANKPYFTRLDWIHDKLAATDCGHFLEDIALVHIDPLPEHLQILKEVFEEHSYALDYDHRQLYGILRLAMEKRARDGVQVQTEIVESWRKEISEPPVPTLYPMNEDFWKVCERREVSSDDGFETPFDLVVRLDARGKFVATVSTEREEICVWDVSRCKLMRKIVGVPHPINLVPIDEYKCVVLCRRELRVYDLNEGKFLVALKGVMNQKMPYYGLHDRSHLVALSRNRMYVNLMNIDTGDCVTTFKAGEDRFLNSLLVSGDGRILVCGDETQKPFPLLVWSLTSRKLLYDLRISHHDFLTSKAAITYEGSYYCVVSRELDEPSPNFIVVYDLASGTLFKKWKPGVDTVALAISSAGGCVLSALADARVLVWDLVTGNCRLTLRGHVAAPSLLRLSREGGVLLSADRAGWDPSVRLWDLHTGNLIAVYTPPARIACCEVCLGGSVVALAVAGYSGVACVCVRGATDAVAAARDAEYDDQPYGRPELEGRTIDVRTE, from the exons GTCGCCGCAGTACCGCGCCAAGCCGCCGGACGAGCCGCCGCCGGAGCCCGACCCGGCGCGCGACCGCAAGCCGCAGCTCTCCCGGCCCCGGCCGCCCGCAGGCTGCAGCGTCTCAG TTTCAGACTCTGTGTCGCTAGCGTCGCCGATCCTATGCGCGTCGCCGCGGGAGGACACGGCGGAGACGCCGGCGCCGGCGGCAGTGGCGGCGCTGCCGCACGACCTGCGCGCCGCACTGCTGGGCAAGctcgcgccgcgcccgcgccgccgccgcgccatGATCATCTACGTGTGCGCCGCCGACTCACAAG ACTGCTGTGCAGAGAAAGGGGCGTTACACTGCGGCGTGGCGGCGCGGCTGCGCGtgcgggcgcggcggcgcggctggCGCGTGCACGTCGCCGACCTGCACTGGCGCTCGCCGCTCGAGCAGCAGCGCGACCACAGGTTCCCCGTGCTGTGCCTGGCTGAGCTGGCGC GACAATCTGAAATCGGTGCGGTAGTGCCGGTTCTGTTCCTCAACGCCAGTCTGGGCACCCCGCTGCTGCCGCACACCCTGGAGTGCGCCGACTTCAAGGCTGCACTGGAAGCTGCCGAGGATGAAAATGATAGGGCCCTGCTGGAGAAATG GTACGCAGCGGACGACAGCACGACGCCGCCGTGCGTGCGCCTGGTGCGCGGCGCGCCCGCTCGCTGGCGGCGCGAGATGGCGCGCGCGCTCGCCGTGCTAGTACGCACGCTGCCGCAAGAGGCCTGCGACGCCTACCTCACTACTGTACTGGAGCAG GAGGTGCAGCACACGGTACTGATGAGCTCGGAGGCGGCGCGGCGCTGCGTGTGGGTGAGCCGGGGCGGAGCGCCCGAGCCCGCTCCCGccgacgccgccgccgccgaccACCATCGCGAGCTGCAGCGCCGACTAGCCAACCTGCAGAGGGACCTCAAG ATCCACCTGAGCGAGCGCAACATAATCCGTGCGAGCGTGCGCGGCCGCGCGTCGCAGAGTGAGAACGACGACGAGTACGCCGCGAGCGTGCGCGCCGCCATGGCGGACCGGTTCGACGCGCTGTTCGACGCGCTCGCAGCAGACGCCGACGCGCCCGCCGGACACTGCGGCATACCTACTAG TCTGTTCGACGAGATCAACGAGCACCTGCTATTCTGCGAGAAAGTGACGCAGTGCACCTCCAACCGGGAGATCACGCTCAACGAACTGAAAAC GTACATCCGCAGCGACAGCAGCGTGCCGCTGGCGCTGCTGGGCGGCGCGGGGTGCGGCAAGGCCACGCTGCTGGCGCGCGCCGCCGCACTCTCCTCCACGCTGCTGCCAGATCTGGTGCTCGTGCTCAG GTTCGTGGGTCTGACGTCGCAGTCGTCGAGCTCGCACCAGCTGCTGAAGTCCATCGTGGACCAGCTGCACGTGTTGCACACCGGCACCGTCTACAGGGGGAGAAAT GAGGCGACGGCGCTGTCGGCGACGCTGGCGCGGCTGCTGTCTGCTGTCGGTCGCACGCGGCCGGTGCTGCTGTGCGTGGCGGGCGCGGACGCGCTGCGCGGTGCGCGCTGGCTGCCCTCGCGACTCCCTGAGGGCGTCAAGATGATCGTTACTGTCACTGAAG AGAAGGACGAGCCGTCATCCTCGGCGATAATGGCGGTGCTGTCGTCGGAGGAAGGTCCGCGTGTGGTGCGCGCGCCGGCGGTGGGCGCGGACGAGGCGCGTGCCGTGCTCGCCGCGTGCGCCGCCGCCCACAGCcgctcgccgccgccgcccgccgctgCGGACGCGCTCGCCAACTGCACGCTACCGCTCTACGCCAAG ATCCTGGCGTGGCAGCACTCGGTATCGGCGGAGACGTTCGGTGACAGCCCACCCGagccggcggcgggcggcgagcTGGAGGGGCGGCTGGAGGCGATCCTGCGCGCGCTGGAGGCGGCGCTGGGGGCGgagcgcgcggcggcggcgctggcGCTGCTCACGGCCGCGCGACGGGGGTTAGATGACACCGAAATGTTGGATCTGCTAGCTCACGACCCGCTGTTCCGCAGCGAGGAGACCTACT TGTGCTGGGCGCCGGGCGCGCTGGCGTGGGCGCAGCTGGCGGCGCTGGCGTCGGCGTGGCTGCGGTGGGACGCGCGGGGGGCGGCGCGCTGGCGGGACGCCGcgctcgccgccgccgccgctgacCGGTACCAGGCGCAGATGACTCAGGCTAGGGAGGCGCTGGTCGCGTACTTTGag GGTGAATGGTTCGAGGAGAACGACCCAAAAATGGCTGGTAGATTAATATCACAAGAAAACAAATTCTCCGAAGACTG GTACAACACTAGAAAGTTCGACGAGCTCCCGTTCCAGCACTACCATCTGCTGAGGGAAGATCCCGAGGCGTTCGCGAACAAGCCGTACTTCACGCGGCTCGACTGGATCCACGACAAGCTCGCCGCCACCGACTGCGGACATTTTCTGGAGGATATCGCCCTAGTCCATATAGACCCGCTGCCCGAGCACCTGCAGATCCTCAAGGAGGTGTTCGAGGAGCACTCTTATGCTCTGGACTACGACCACAGGCAGCTGTACGGCATCCTGCGCCTGGCCATGGAGAAGCGAGCCCGCGACGGCGTCCAG GTCCAGACGGAGATAGTCGAGAGCTGGAGAAAGGAGATCTCGGAGCCGCCAGTGCCGACGCTGTACCCCATGAACGAGGACTTCTGGAAGGTCTGCGAGAGGAGGGAGGTGTCGAGTGACGATGGCTTCGAGACGCCGTTCGACCTGGTGGTGCGGCTGGACGCGCGCGGCAAGTTCGTCGCTACCGTATCCACCGAGCGCGAGGAGATCTGCGTGTGGGACGTTAGCAG GTGTAAGCTGATGCGGAAGATAGTGGGAGTGCCGCACCCCATCAACCTGGTGCCCATCGACGAGTACAAGTGCGTGGTGCTCTGCCGCCGCGAGCTCAGAGTTTATGACCTCAATGAG GGCAAGTTCCTGGTGGCGCTGAAGGGCGTGATGAACCAGAAGATGCCGTACTACGGGCTGCACGACCGCTCGCACCTCGTGGCGCTCTCCCGGAACCGCATGTACGTCAACCTCATGAACATCGACACTG GGGATTGCGTGACCACATTCAAAGCTGGGGAAGATAGATTTTTAAACTCGCTGCTGGTTTCCGGCGATGGCAG GATCCTGGTGTGCGGCGACGAGACGCAGAAGCCGTTCCCGCTGCTGGTGTGGTCACTGACGTCGCGCAAGCTGCTCTATGACCTGCGCATCTCGCACCACGACTTCCTCACCAGCAAGGCCGCCATCACATACGAGG GCTCGTACTACTGCGTGGTGTCCCGCGAGCTGGACGAGCCGAGCCCCAACTTCATCGTGGTGTACGACCTGGCCTCGGGCACGCTGTTCAAGAAGTGGAAGCCCGGCGTCGACACCGTCGCGCTCGCTATCTCCTCCGCCGGCGGCTGCGTGCTGTCCGCGCTCGCCGACGCCCGCGTCCTCGTGTGGGACCTCGTCACAG GCAACTGCCGGCTGACGCTGCGCGGTCACGTGGCGGCGCCGTCGCTGCTGCGGCTGTCGCGCGAGGGCGGCGTGCTGCTGTCCGCCGACCGCGCCGGCTGGGACCCCTCCGTCCGCCTCTGGGACCTCCACACCG GCAACCTAATCGCGGTGTACACGCCGCCGGCGCGCATCGCGTGCTGCGAGGTGTGTCTGGGCGGCTCCGTGGTGGCGCTGGCGGTGGCCGGCTACAGCGGCGTCGCGTGCGTGTGCGTGCGCGGCGCGACAGACGCCGTCGCCGCCGCGCGCGACGCCGAGTACGACGACCAGCCCTACGGCCGGCCCGAACTCGAGGGACGGACCATCGACGTGCGCACCGAATAA
- the LOC121729961 gene encoding NACHT domain- and WD repeat-containing protein 1 isoform X3, giving the protein MGNSCSSGQAHKDKDNASQYSEEPACCARRSPQYRAKPPDEPPPEPDPARDRKPQLSRPRPPAGCSVSVSDSVSLASPILCASPREDTAETPAPAAVAALPHDLRAALLGKLAPRPRRRRAMIIYVCAADSQDCCAEKGALHCGVAARLRVRARRRGWRVHVADLHWRSPLEQQRDHRFPVLCLAELARQSEIGAVVPVLFLNASLGTPLLPHTLECADFKAALEAAEDENDRALLEKWYAADDSTTPPCVRLVRGAPARWRREMARALAVLVRTLPQEACDAYLTTVLEQEVQHTVLMSSEAARRCVWVSRGGAPEPAPADAAAADHHRELQRRLANLQRDLKIHLSERNIIRASVRGRASQSENDDEYAASVRAAMADRFDALFDALAADADAPAGHCGIPTSLFDEINEHLLFCEKVTQCTSNREITLNELKTYIRSDSSVPLALLGGAGCGKATLLARAAALSSTLLPDLVLVLRFVGLTSQSSSSHQLLKSIVDQLHVLHTGTVYRGRNEATALSATLARLLSAVGRTRPVLLCVAGADALRGARWLPSRLPEGVKMIVTVTEEKDEPSSSAIMAVLSSEEGPRVVRAPAVGADEARAVLAACAAAHSRSPPPPAAADALANCTLPLYAKILAWQHSVSAETFGDSPPEPAAGGELEGRLEAILRALEAALGAERAAAALALLTAARRGLDDTEMLDLLAHDPLFRSEETYLCWAPGALAWAQLAALASAWLRWDARGAARWRDAALAAAAADRYQAQMTQAREALVAYFEGEWFEENDPKMAGRLISQENKFSEDWYNTRKFDELPFQHYHLLREDPEAFANKPYFTRLDWIHDKLAATDCGHFLEDIALVHIDPLPEHLQILKEVFEEHSYALDYDHRQLYGILRLAMEKRARDGVQVQTEIVESWRKEISEPPVPTLYPMNEDFWKVCERREVSSDDGFETPFDLVVRLDARGKFVATVSTEREEICVWDVSRCKLMRKIVGVPHPINLVPIDEYKCVVLCRRELRVYDLNEGKFLVALKGVMNQKMPYYGLHDRSHLVALSRNRMYVNLMNIDTGDCVTTFKAGEDRFLNSLLVSGDGRILVCGDETQKPFPLLVWSLTSRKLLYDLRISHHDFLTSKAAITYEGSYYCVVSRELDEPSPNFIVVYDLASGTLFKKWKPGVDTVALAISSAGGCVLSALADARVLVWDLVTGNCRLTLRGHVAAPSLLRLSREGGVLLSADRAGWDPSVRLWDLHTGNLIAVYTPPARIACCEVCLGGSVVALAVAGYSGVACVCVRGATDAVAAARDAEYDDQPYGRPELEGRTIDVRTE; this is encoded by the exons ACCCGCGTGCTGCGCCCGCAGGTCGCCGCAGTACCGCGCCAAGCCGCCGGACGAGCCGCCGCCGGAGCCCGACCCGGCGCGCGACCGCAAGCCGCAGCTCTCCCGGCCCCGGCCGCCCGCAGGCTGCAGCGTCTCAG TTTCAGACTCTGTGTCGCTAGCGTCGCCGATCCTATGCGCGTCGCCGCGGGAGGACACGGCGGAGACGCCGGCGCCGGCGGCAGTGGCGGCGCTGCCGCACGACCTGCGCGCCGCACTGCTGGGCAAGctcgcgccgcgcccgcgccgccgccgcgccatGATCATCTACGTGTGCGCCGCCGACTCACAAG ACTGCTGTGCAGAGAAAGGGGCGTTACACTGCGGCGTGGCGGCGCGGCTGCGCGtgcgggcgcggcggcgcggctggCGCGTGCACGTCGCCGACCTGCACTGGCGCTCGCCGCTCGAGCAGCAGCGCGACCACAGGTTCCCCGTGCTGTGCCTGGCTGAGCTGGCGC GACAATCTGAAATCGGTGCGGTAGTGCCGGTTCTGTTCCTCAACGCCAGTCTGGGCACCCCGCTGCTGCCGCACACCCTGGAGTGCGCCGACTTCAAGGCTGCACTGGAAGCTGCCGAGGATGAAAATGATAGGGCCCTGCTGGAGAAATG GTACGCAGCGGACGACAGCACGACGCCGCCGTGCGTGCGCCTGGTGCGCGGCGCGCCCGCTCGCTGGCGGCGCGAGATGGCGCGCGCGCTCGCCGTGCTAGTACGCACGCTGCCGCAAGAGGCCTGCGACGCCTACCTCACTACTGTACTGGAGCAG GAGGTGCAGCACACGGTACTGATGAGCTCGGAGGCGGCGCGGCGCTGCGTGTGGGTGAGCCGGGGCGGAGCGCCCGAGCCCGCTCCCGccgacgccgccgccgccgaccACCATCGCGAGCTGCAGCGCCGACTAGCCAACCTGCAGAGGGACCTCAAG ATCCACCTGAGCGAGCGCAACATAATCCGTGCGAGCGTGCGCGGCCGCGCGTCGCAGAGTGAGAACGACGACGAGTACGCCGCGAGCGTGCGCGCCGCCATGGCGGACCGGTTCGACGCGCTGTTCGACGCGCTCGCAGCAGACGCCGACGCGCCCGCCGGACACTGCGGCATACCTACTAG TCTGTTCGACGAGATCAACGAGCACCTGCTATTCTGCGAGAAAGTGACGCAGTGCACCTCCAACCGGGAGATCACGCTCAACGAACTGAAAAC GTACATCCGCAGCGACAGCAGCGTGCCGCTGGCGCTGCTGGGCGGCGCGGGGTGCGGCAAGGCCACGCTGCTGGCGCGCGCCGCCGCACTCTCCTCCACGCTGCTGCCAGATCTGGTGCTCGTGCTCAG GTTCGTGGGTCTGACGTCGCAGTCGTCGAGCTCGCACCAGCTGCTGAAGTCCATCGTGGACCAGCTGCACGTGTTGCACACCGGCACCGTCTACAGGGGGAGAAAT GAGGCGACGGCGCTGTCGGCGACGCTGGCGCGGCTGCTGTCTGCTGTCGGTCGCACGCGGCCGGTGCTGCTGTGCGTGGCGGGCGCGGACGCGCTGCGCGGTGCGCGCTGGCTGCCCTCGCGACTCCCTGAGGGCGTCAAGATGATCGTTACTGTCACTGAAG AGAAGGACGAGCCGTCATCCTCGGCGATAATGGCGGTGCTGTCGTCGGAGGAAGGTCCGCGTGTGGTGCGCGCGCCGGCGGTGGGCGCGGACGAGGCGCGTGCCGTGCTCGCCGCGTGCGCCGCCGCCCACAGCcgctcgccgccgccgcccgccgctgCGGACGCGCTCGCCAACTGCACGCTACCGCTCTACGCCAAG ATCCTGGCGTGGCAGCACTCGGTATCGGCGGAGACGTTCGGTGACAGCCCACCCGagccggcggcgggcggcgagcTGGAGGGGCGGCTGGAGGCGATCCTGCGCGCGCTGGAGGCGGCGCTGGGGGCGgagcgcgcggcggcggcgctggcGCTGCTCACGGCCGCGCGACGGGGGTTAGATGACACCGAAATGTTGGATCTGCTAGCTCACGACCCGCTGTTCCGCAGCGAGGAGACCTACT TGTGCTGGGCGCCGGGCGCGCTGGCGTGGGCGCAGCTGGCGGCGCTGGCGTCGGCGTGGCTGCGGTGGGACGCGCGGGGGGCGGCGCGCTGGCGGGACGCCGcgctcgccgccgccgccgctgacCGGTACCAGGCGCAGATGACTCAGGCTAGGGAGGCGCTGGTCGCGTACTTTGag GGTGAATGGTTCGAGGAGAACGACCCAAAAATGGCTGGTAGATTAATATCACAAGAAAACAAATTCTCCGAAGACTG GTACAACACTAGAAAGTTCGACGAGCTCCCGTTCCAGCACTACCATCTGCTGAGGGAAGATCCCGAGGCGTTCGCGAACAAGCCGTACTTCACGCGGCTCGACTGGATCCACGACAAGCTCGCCGCCACCGACTGCGGACATTTTCTGGAGGATATCGCCCTAGTCCATATAGACCCGCTGCCCGAGCACCTGCAGATCCTCAAGGAGGTGTTCGAGGAGCACTCTTATGCTCTGGACTACGACCACAGGCAGCTGTACGGCATCCTGCGCCTGGCCATGGAGAAGCGAGCCCGCGACGGCGTCCAG GTCCAGACGGAGATAGTCGAGAGCTGGAGAAAGGAGATCTCGGAGCCGCCAGTGCCGACGCTGTACCCCATGAACGAGGACTTCTGGAAGGTCTGCGAGAGGAGGGAGGTGTCGAGTGACGATGGCTTCGAGACGCCGTTCGACCTGGTGGTGCGGCTGGACGCGCGCGGCAAGTTCGTCGCTACCGTATCCACCGAGCGCGAGGAGATCTGCGTGTGGGACGTTAGCAG GTGTAAGCTGATGCGGAAGATAGTGGGAGTGCCGCACCCCATCAACCTGGTGCCCATCGACGAGTACAAGTGCGTGGTGCTCTGCCGCCGCGAGCTCAGAGTTTATGACCTCAATGAG GGCAAGTTCCTGGTGGCGCTGAAGGGCGTGATGAACCAGAAGATGCCGTACTACGGGCTGCACGACCGCTCGCACCTCGTGGCGCTCTCCCGGAACCGCATGTACGTCAACCTCATGAACATCGACACTG GGGATTGCGTGACCACATTCAAAGCTGGGGAAGATAGATTTTTAAACTCGCTGCTGGTTTCCGGCGATGGCAG GATCCTGGTGTGCGGCGACGAGACGCAGAAGCCGTTCCCGCTGCTGGTGTGGTCACTGACGTCGCGCAAGCTGCTCTATGACCTGCGCATCTCGCACCACGACTTCCTCACCAGCAAGGCCGCCATCACATACGAGG GCTCGTACTACTGCGTGGTGTCCCGCGAGCTGGACGAGCCGAGCCCCAACTTCATCGTGGTGTACGACCTGGCCTCGGGCACGCTGTTCAAGAAGTGGAAGCCCGGCGTCGACACCGTCGCGCTCGCTATCTCCTCCGCCGGCGGCTGCGTGCTGTCCGCGCTCGCCGACGCCCGCGTCCTCGTGTGGGACCTCGTCACAG GCAACTGCCGGCTGACGCTGCGCGGTCACGTGGCGGCGCCGTCGCTGCTGCGGCTGTCGCGCGAGGGCGGCGTGCTGCTGTCCGCCGACCGCGCCGGCTGGGACCCCTCCGTCCGCCTCTGGGACCTCCACACCG GCAACCTAATCGCGGTGTACACGCCGCCGGCGCGCATCGCGTGCTGCGAGGTGTGTCTGGGCGGCTCCGTGGTGGCGCTGGCGGTGGCCGGCTACAGCGGCGTCGCGTGCGTGTGCGTGCGCGGCGCGACAGACGCCGTCGCCGCCGCGCGCGACGCCGAGTACGACGACCAGCCCTACGGCCGGCCCGAACTCGAGGGACGGACCATCGACGTGCGCACCGAATAA